In Arthrobacter sp. StoSoilB5, one genomic interval encodes:
- a CDS encoding isoprenyl transferase encodes MALGKKSKTTPARTSPVVAPYGHPSGAVPPNIPSELIPQHVAIVMDGNGRWANQRGLPRIEGHKAGEPALLDVMAGAIELGIKYVSVYAFSTENWRRSPEEVRFLMGFNKDVLRRQRNQLDEWGVRIRWAGRRPRLWGSVIRELEEAEEFTKANDTCTLTMCVNYGGRAEIADAVSAIAEDVAAGRLKPGSVTEKTIQKYLDEPDLPDVDLFLRSSGEQRLSNFLLWQSAYAEFVFMDTLWPDVDRRTLWDAVEIYARRDRRYGGAVDAAPAAN; translated from the coding sequence GTGGCACTTGGAAAGAAAAGCAAGACGACCCCCGCGAGGACTTCGCCCGTAGTAGCCCCGTATGGCCACCCTTCAGGTGCCGTTCCGCCGAACATTCCAAGTGAACTTATTCCACAGCACGTGGCAATTGTGATGGATGGCAATGGCCGTTGGGCCAACCAGCGGGGATTGCCCCGCATTGAAGGGCACAAGGCCGGCGAACCGGCACTGCTGGACGTGATGGCCGGAGCCATCGAGCTAGGCATCAAGTACGTTAGCGTCTACGCGTTTTCCACGGAGAACTGGCGACGATCTCCAGAAGAAGTCCGCTTCCTGATGGGATTTAACAAGGATGTGCTACGTCGCCAACGGAACCAACTCGACGAATGGGGAGTCAGGATCCGCTGGGCCGGGCGACGGCCCAGGCTCTGGGGCTCGGTTATCCGTGAGCTTGAAGAGGCCGAGGAATTTACCAAGGCCAACGACACTTGCACCTTGACCATGTGTGTTAACTACGGCGGCCGGGCTGAAATAGCCGACGCCGTCTCTGCCATTGCCGAGGACGTTGCCGCCGGGCGACTCAAGCCGGGATCCGTGACCGAAAAGACCATCCAGAAATACCTGGATGAGCCCGACTTGCCCGACGTAGACCTCTTCCTGCGCAGTTCCGGCGAGCAGAGGTTGTCAAACTTCCTGCTGTGGCAGTCTGCCTACGCTGAATTCGTCTTCATGGACACGTTGTGGCCGGACGTAGACAGGCGGACGCTTTGGGACGCCGTCGAGATTTACGCTAGGCGGGACCGCCGGTATGGCGGAGCGGTAGACGCGGCGCCAGCCGCTAATTAG
- the recO gene encoding DNA repair protein RecO: MANPSSFAARSYRDDAVVLRTHKLGEADRIITLLTKHHGQVRAVAKGVRRTSSRFGARLEPFMVADLQLISGRTLDIVTQAVAKGSYGSSIAADYGRFTVAAAMTETAEKLTDADAESGTAQYNLLVGALAALSRSDHPPELILDSYLLRALATGGWAPSFTDCARCGRLGPHTAFAAPLGGMVCGDCRPPGSPAPAPETVVLLGALLTGDWGVADSSDSRHRREAAGLVASYLQWHLERALKSLKHVERS; this comes from the coding sequence GTGGCCAATCCCTCATCGTTTGCAGCACGGTCCTACCGGGACGATGCCGTGGTGCTCCGTACCCACAAACTGGGTGAGGCTGACCGCATCATTACCCTGCTGACCAAACACCACGGGCAGGTCAGGGCAGTGGCTAAAGGGGTGCGTCGGACCAGCAGCCGGTTCGGTGCACGGCTGGAGCCCTTCATGGTGGCAGACCTCCAGCTCATTTCCGGCCGCACCCTGGATATCGTCACGCAGGCTGTCGCCAAGGGGTCATACGGGAGCAGCATCGCGGCGGACTACGGCCGTTTCACGGTGGCAGCTGCCATGACCGAAACCGCGGAGAAGCTCACGGACGCGGATGCCGAATCCGGTACAGCCCAGTACAACCTCCTGGTGGGTGCGTTGGCCGCGCTCAGCCGCTCGGACCATCCTCCGGAACTCATCCTGGATTCGTATCTCTTGCGTGCCCTGGCTACCGGCGGGTGGGCACCTAGCTTTACCGACTGCGCACGGTGCGGCAGGCTTGGCCCCCACACAGCTTTCGCGGCACCTCTTGGAGGCATGGTGTGTGGCGATTGCCGTCCGCCCGGTTCGCCCGCCCCCGCGCCGGAGACTGTGGTACTTCTTGGCGCCCTGCTGACCGGGGATTGGGGCGTTGCTGACTCTTCGGATTCCCGGCATCGACGCGAAGCGGCCGGGCTAGTGGCCAGCTACCTGCAATGGCATTTGGAACGCGCCTTGAAATCACTCAAACACGTGGAGCGAAGCTGA
- the leuA gene encoding 2-isopropylmalate synthase, producing MRNAQKPSGMPIHRYLPFQDQITVEVPDRTWPDKVITKAPRWCAVDLRDGNQALIDPMSPARKLKMFQLLVNMGFKEIEVGFPSASQTDFDFVRQLIEGGHIPDDVTIQVLTQAREHLIERTYESLVGAKQAIVHLYNSTSVLQRRVVFNQDEDGILDIALQGARLCKKYEETLTDTHITYEYSPESFTGTELEYAARVCNAIADVFEASADKQVIINLPATVEMATPNVYADSIEWMHRNLHPRDGIIISLHPHNDRGTGVAAAELGYLAGADRIEGCLFGNGERTGNVDLVTLGLNMFVQGVDPMINFSDIDEIRRTVEYCNQLPVPERSPYGGDLVFTAFSGSHQDAIKKGFEALEKDAAAAGVPVDDFTWQVPYLPIDPKDLGRSYEAVIRVNSQSGKGGVAYLLKNEHNLDLPRRAQIEFSGVIQRRTDAVGGEVSGAQLWQIFQDEYLPSDEEQAQWGRYSLGSVSTETDESGAMTMNANLRIDGVEVRRTGHGNGPIAALLDILHHDGVDVRVLDYSEHALSEGGSASAAAYVECAVGERVLWGVGIDPSTTTSSLKALISAVNRAVRDAQA from the coding sequence ATGCGTAATGCACAAAAGCCCTCCGGTATGCCGATTCACCGCTACCTGCCGTTCCAGGACCAGATCACAGTTGAGGTTCCGGATCGTACTTGGCCGGACAAAGTCATCACCAAGGCACCACGCTGGTGTGCAGTTGACCTGCGTGATGGCAATCAGGCGCTCATCGATCCCATGAGTCCGGCGCGCAAGCTGAAGATGTTCCAGCTGCTCGTCAACATGGGGTTCAAGGAGATCGAAGTTGGGTTCCCGTCAGCATCCCAGACCGACTTTGATTTCGTTCGGCAGCTGATCGAAGGCGGCCATATTCCGGACGATGTCACTATCCAGGTCCTGACCCAGGCGCGTGAACACCTGATCGAACGAACCTACGAGTCGCTGGTAGGTGCCAAGCAGGCGATTGTGCACCTGTACAACTCCACGTCGGTGCTGCAGCGTCGCGTGGTCTTCAACCAGGACGAGGACGGCATCCTGGATATCGCCCTGCAGGGGGCCCGCTTGTGCAAGAAGTACGAGGAGACCCTGACCGACACTCACATCACTTACGAATACTCACCGGAATCCTTTACGGGCACCGAGCTGGAGTATGCCGCCAGGGTATGTAACGCGATTGCCGATGTCTTTGAGGCATCCGCGGACAAACAGGTCATCATCAACCTGCCGGCCACCGTGGAGATGGCCACGCCGAACGTCTATGCGGACTCCATTGAGTGGATGCACCGAAATCTGCACCCGCGTGATGGCATCATCATTTCGCTGCACCCGCACAACGACCGCGGAACAGGTGTGGCCGCTGCTGAACTCGGCTATCTGGCCGGCGCGGACCGCATCGAGGGGTGCCTGTTCGGCAATGGTGAACGGACTGGAAACGTGGACCTCGTCACCCTGGGCCTGAACATGTTTGTCCAGGGCGTGGATCCCATGATCAACTTCTCCGACATCGATGAGATCCGCCGCACGGTTGAATACTGCAACCAGTTGCCTGTTCCGGAACGCTCACCATACGGTGGCGACCTCGTCTTCACAGCGTTTTCCGGTTCGCACCAGGACGCCATCAAGAAGGGCTTCGAGGCACTGGAGAAGGACGCCGCGGCGGCTGGCGTCCCTGTTGACGACTTCACGTGGCAGGTTCCCTACCTGCCTATTGACCCGAAGGATCTGGGCCGAAGCTATGAAGCCGTGATCCGGGTCAACTCGCAGTCCGGCAAGGGCGGCGTGGCGTATCTGCTGAAGAACGAGCACAACCTGGATCTGCCGCGGCGCGCACAGATTGAATTCTCCGGCGTCATTCAGCGCAGGACAGACGCTGTTGGCGGCGAGGTCAGCGGTGCGCAGCTCTGGCAGATCTTCCAGGACGAATACCTGCCCTCGGACGAGGAACAAGCACAGTGGGGCCGGTACTCCTTGGGCAGCGTAAGCACCGAGACGGACGAGTCCGGTGCCATGACCATGAACGCGAACCTGCGGATCGACGGCGTCGAGGTCCGCAGGACCGGCCACGGTAATGGTCCAATCGCCGCGCTGCTGGACATCCTGCACCATGACGGCGTAGATGTCCGCGTTCTCGATTACAGCGAACATGCCCTGTCGGAGGGCGGCAGCGCCAGTGCGGCCGCATATGTTGAATGCGCTGTCGGAGAGCGTGTCCTGTGGGGTGTGGGAATCGACCCCAGCACCACGACGTCGTCGCTGAAGGCGCTGATCTCTGCTGTGAACCGGGCAGTCCGGGACGCCCAGGCGTAA
- a CDS encoding M13-type metalloendopeptidase, whose amino-acid sequence MPQSGITLSNIDHSVRPQDDLYQHVNGAWLNSTTIPDDRPLEGTFTALRDEAELAVKAIIEEAANKGASATGVEQKVGGLYASFMDEAAAEAKGLEPLRGRLEEVRSVGSAEEFAALLGRLFRCDVSGLFSIYPAPDAGNPERILLYIGQGGLGLPDESYYRDEKFAAIVVAYGEYIAKLFSLAGVPDAEAAAGRIVALEKALASHHWDNVTLRDPQKTYNLKTAEEAAKLFPLLDTWFDAGRVDAGKRSEIVVSTPDFFAGAASLLESEPLDVWKEWLTLRVLSSAAPYLSSVFVDTNFDFYGTTLSGTPQNKERWKRGVAVVEAALGEAVGQIYVERHFPEGHKARMQTLVANLIEAYRDSISSLEWMGEDTKAEALKKLDAFRPKIGFPEKWIDYSAVEIDPNDLLGNVERAHDADVDRHLDEIGKPVDLDKWLMTPQTVNAYYHPMLNEIVFPAAILQPPFFTAEADDAVNYGGIGAVIGHEIGHGFDDQGSQFDGSGALRNWWTEEDRTAFEARTAKLVAQYDALSPYAAPDHKVNGKLTLGENIGDLGGLTIAYKAYLLSLDGAEPEVLDGFTGQQRFFMSWAAGWRQVIRPEEAIRRLATDPHSPNEFRTNAIARNLDAFHEAFQVNDQDRMWMEPGDRVSIW is encoded by the coding sequence GTGCCACAGTCGGGGATCACTCTTTCCAACATAGATCACAGCGTCCGGCCGCAGGACGATCTCTACCAGCACGTCAACGGTGCATGGCTGAACAGCACGACGATCCCTGACGACCGCCCCCTGGAAGGCACATTCACCGCTTTGCGGGACGAAGCAGAACTGGCCGTCAAGGCGATCATCGAGGAAGCGGCAAACAAGGGAGCCTCAGCCACCGGCGTCGAACAGAAGGTCGGCGGACTTTACGCCAGCTTCATGGACGAGGCCGCAGCGGAGGCGAAGGGGCTCGAGCCACTCCGGGGGCGTCTGGAAGAAGTCCGTTCAGTGGGTTCGGCCGAGGAATTCGCGGCGCTACTGGGCCGGCTGTTCCGGTGCGATGTGTCCGGCCTGTTCTCCATCTACCCGGCGCCGGACGCCGGAAACCCGGAGCGGATCCTGCTGTACATCGGGCAAGGCGGCCTGGGCCTCCCAGACGAGTCCTACTATCGCGATGAAAAGTTTGCCGCGATCGTGGTTGCCTACGGCGAATACATCGCCAAGTTGTTTAGCCTCGCCGGTGTTCCTGACGCAGAAGCCGCTGCTGGCCGCATTGTCGCCTTGGAAAAGGCCCTCGCATCCCACCACTGGGACAACGTCACCCTTCGTGACCCCCAAAAGACGTACAACCTCAAGACCGCGGAAGAAGCAGCGAAGCTGTTCCCCCTACTGGATACCTGGTTTGACGCCGGCCGTGTCGACGCCGGCAAGCGGAGCGAGATCGTGGTCAGCACACCGGACTTCTTTGCAGGCGCCGCTTCGCTGTTGGAATCGGAACCACTGGATGTCTGGAAGGAATGGCTGACCCTGAGGGTGCTCAGCTCCGCCGCGCCATACCTTTCCTCGGTGTTTGTGGACACGAACTTCGACTTCTACGGGACCACCCTCAGCGGCACCCCCCAGAACAAGGAGCGCTGGAAGCGCGGCGTTGCCGTCGTCGAAGCAGCACTCGGCGAGGCCGTGGGCCAAATTTACGTGGAGCGGCATTTTCCTGAAGGTCACAAGGCAAGGATGCAAACCCTCGTGGCCAATCTGATTGAGGCCTACCGGGACAGCATTTCTTCCCTTGAGTGGATGGGTGAGGATACAAAGGCCGAGGCCCTCAAGAAATTGGATGCGTTCCGCCCCAAGATTGGTTTCCCTGAGAAATGGATCGACTACTCCGCCGTTGAGATCGACCCCAATGACCTTTTGGGCAACGTAGAACGGGCCCATGACGCCGACGTCGACCGCCACCTGGACGAAATAGGCAAGCCCGTTGACTTGGACAAGTGGCTCATGACGCCACAGACCGTGAACGCGTACTATCACCCGATGCTGAACGAAATCGTGTTCCCCGCCGCTATCCTCCAGCCACCCTTCTTCACGGCAGAGGCAGACGACGCCGTGAACTACGGTGGCATTGGTGCCGTGATCGGCCATGAGATCGGCCATGGATTCGACGACCAGGGATCCCAATTCGACGGCAGCGGAGCACTCCGCAATTGGTGGACAGAAGAGGACAGGACGGCTTTTGAAGCCCGGACGGCAAAGTTGGTTGCCCAATACGATGCCCTATCGCCCTATGCGGCACCTGACCACAAGGTCAATGGGAAGCTGACGCTGGGTGAGAACATCGGCGACCTCGGCGGGCTCACGATTGCGTACAAGGCCTACCTTCTCAGTCTCGACGGCGCCGAGCCTGAGGTCCTGGATGGTTTCACGGGCCAGCAGCGGTTCTTCATGTCATGGGCTGCCGGCTGGCGCCAGGTGATCCGGCCCGAGGAAGCGATCCGCAGGCTCGCCACCGATCCACACTCCCCCAACGAATTCCGCACCAATGCCATTGCCCGCAACCTTGACGCCTTCCACGAAGCATTCCAGGTCAACGATCAAGACCGGATGTGGATGGAACCCGGGGACAGGGTCAGCATCTGGTAA
- a CDS encoding LCP family protein has protein sequence MRRRDARPPGPGTAAPDAARHGEDPEGTPRHMNAPKGLPLWLKIVTGVVSVALVAGVAFAAFWFIRLQTNITKAPLSAGETRDATDAVVNDKSDRLQILILGSDTRDGKNSQYGNADDSTGYGHSDVMMLLDISADNKRVSVMSFPRDLLVDVPQCTDHTNNQTFPARSGVMINEAMAEAGIGCAVDTINKLTGLEIDHFMMADFNAVKELSKAVGGVDVCVSDPVFDPDSHLRLPKGNSQVEGEQALAFLRTRHAFGDGGDLGRIKGQQAFLSSLTRKLKADGTLGNPQRLLQIADVVTQNLTVDEGLASVPSLLTIGGRLKDIDVSKVAFVAVPTQPAALDPNRLELVEPQASQLFAALRADLDLTNPGATSSPAPTGPAEGTPSAAPTTVAPAVPAYNKAIQPVAVANGSGVGTRAQEILATLTGNGFAQSVSYLANPVEKTVVYYGPDFADVATDIATLFGIPAAQVQPSPRVSGVQLYVGTDFATGTAYGAASVPPDVVNQTAKEAVCQQVNPLYITQ, from the coding sequence GTGCGACGTCGTGACGCCCGCCCGCCGGGCCCCGGCACCGCTGCTCCCGATGCGGCGCGCCATGGGGAGGACCCCGAGGGAACTCCGCGCCACATGAACGCGCCCAAGGGGCTCCCGTTGTGGCTAAAGATTGTTACCGGCGTCGTGTCGGTGGCTCTCGTTGCCGGCGTTGCTTTTGCAGCCTTCTGGTTTATCCGGCTACAGACCAACATCACCAAGGCCCCGCTATCCGCGGGCGAAACGCGTGATGCCACCGACGCCGTGGTGAATGACAAATCGGACCGGCTGCAGATCCTTATCCTCGGCTCGGACACCCGCGATGGGAAAAACTCGCAGTACGGCAACGCGGACGATTCCACTGGCTATGGCCACTCGGACGTCATGATGCTGCTGGACATTTCCGCTGACAACAAACGGGTCAGCGTCATGAGTTTCCCGCGTGACCTCCTTGTTGATGTGCCCCAGTGCACGGACCACACCAACAACCAGACGTTCCCCGCCCGTAGCGGCGTGATGATCAACGAAGCCATGGCAGAAGCCGGTATCGGTTGCGCCGTGGACACCATCAATAAACTCACCGGCCTGGAAATAGATCACTTCATGATGGCCGACTTCAATGCGGTGAAGGAACTCTCCAAGGCCGTCGGCGGAGTGGATGTTTGTGTCAGTGATCCCGTCTTTGATCCCGACTCCCATCTTCGTTTGCCGAAGGGCAATTCCCAGGTGGAAGGCGAGCAGGCCCTGGCATTCCTGCGTACCAGGCATGCCTTCGGAGACGGTGGCGACCTTGGCCGAATCAAGGGCCAGCAGGCGTTTCTTTCGTCCCTGACGCGGAAGCTCAAGGCCGACGGCACGCTCGGCAATCCACAAAGGCTCCTGCAGATCGCCGACGTCGTGACGCAAAACCTCACTGTTGATGAGGGGCTGGCGTCAGTGCCATCACTGTTGACGATTGGTGGAAGGCTGAAGGACATTGATGTCTCCAAGGTCGCGTTTGTCGCCGTCCCCACCCAGCCTGCCGCATTGGACCCCAACCGGTTGGAGCTCGTTGAGCCCCAGGCATCACAGCTCTTCGCAGCCCTTCGCGCCGATCTGGACCTGACAAATCCCGGGGCGACGTCTAGTCCGGCCCCAACAGGGCCTGCGGAAGGAACACCTTCGGCGGCCCCTACCACTGTTGCTCCTGCAGTTCCGGCCTACAACAAAGCCATCCAGCCGGTGGCAGTCGCCAACGGCAGCGGAGTTGGGACCAGGGCGCAGGAGATTTTGGCGACCTTGACCGGCAATGGATTTGCGCAGTCCGTTTCCTATCTGGCAAACCCCGTGGAGAAGACTGTTGTCTACTACGGTCCGGACTTCGCTGACGTTGCTACGGACATTGCCACGCTCTTCGGCATCCCGGCGGCACAGGTTCAGCCATCCCCACGGGTTTCGGGCGTACAGCTCTACGTGGGCACGGACTTCGCCACCGGGACAGCCTATGGGGCGGCCTCGGTTCCACCCGATGTAGTCAACCAGACGGCCAAAGAAGCAGTGTGTCAACAGGTGAACCCGCTCTACATCACCCAATAA
- the era gene encoding GTPase Era — protein MSKQNKKFDADDDFGGFHAGFSVLVGRPNAGKSTLTNALVGQKVAITSAKPQTTRHTIRGIVHREDAQLILVDTPGLHRPRTLLGKRLNDLVADTLSEVDAIGFCLPANEKIGPGDKYIAAQLAAVGRKPIVAIVTKTDLVDRQALTEQLLAVAALGREVLGDQGWADIVPVSAADGFQVSTVADVLIGHMPSSPPLYPDGELTDEPEAVMIAELIREAALEGVRDELPHSLAVVVEEIVPREGRTEENPLLDVRVNLYVERPSQKAIIIGKGGSRLREVGTNARKGIETLLGTRIYLDLHVKVAKDWQRDPKQLVKLGF, from the coding sequence GTGAGCAAGCAAAATAAAAAGTTCGACGCCGATGACGATTTCGGTGGCTTCCACGCCGGATTCTCGGTCCTTGTTGGCCGCCCGAACGCGGGTAAGTCCACGCTGACAAATGCCTTGGTGGGCCAGAAGGTGGCCATTACATCGGCCAAACCGCAGACCACGCGCCACACGATTCGCGGCATCGTCCACCGCGAGGACGCACAACTGATCCTGGTTGATACTCCCGGCCTCCACCGGCCCCGCACTCTCTTGGGAAAGCGGCTCAACGACCTCGTTGCCGACACCTTGTCCGAGGTGGACGCTATTGGCTTCTGCTTGCCGGCCAATGAGAAAATCGGTCCCGGCGACAAGTACATCGCCGCTCAGTTGGCTGCCGTGGGCCGCAAGCCCATTGTTGCCATTGTGACCAAGACCGACCTCGTGGACCGCCAGGCTCTCACGGAGCAGCTGCTCGCTGTTGCCGCATTGGGCCGGGAAGTCCTCGGGGACCAGGGCTGGGCGGATATCGTCCCCGTTTCTGCAGCCGATGGTTTCCAGGTGTCCACTGTTGCGGACGTACTTATTGGGCATATGCCGTCGTCGCCGCCGCTTTATCCGGACGGCGAGCTGACCGACGAGCCCGAGGCCGTCATGATTGCCGAACTCATCCGCGAAGCTGCCCTCGAAGGTGTCCGGGATGAACTTCCCCACTCCCTGGCCGTTGTTGTCGAGGAAATCGTGCCACGCGAAGGCCGCACCGAAGAGAATCCGTTGCTGGACGTCCGGGTCAATCTTTACGTGGAGCGTCCTTCCCAAAAAGCAATCATCATCGGCAAGGGTGGGAGCAGGCTGCGTGAAGTCGGAACCAATGCGCGTAAGGGAATCGAGACGCTCCTGGGAACCAGGATCTACCTGGATTTGCATGTCAAGGTTGCCAAAGACTGGCAGCGGGATCCCAAGCAATTGGTAAAACTCGGCTTCTGA
- a CDS encoding hemolysin family protein, with translation MTSLILVGMALVFLSFVALLTAAEAAFNFLPRHEAEQSVVRSKGRALGSILKNPIAHMRALRFWRVWFEMAAAVAVAVVMHSLLDNVWLAGLAATGIMAVIGFVLVGVSPRQLGRAHSGPVVRFTAPLIRFLCWVLGPIPGWLVALGSAVAPGAPGGDDAFVSEEEFREFVDRAAESDMIEDNEAELIHSVFDFGDTLVRSVMVPRTDIVSIGAGSDLEAAMALFLRSGYSRIPVIGENTDQIRGILYLKDVAAAMHRGEPGLQQHDVDSLAREVRYVPESKPVSDLLKELQKESTHVAIVIDEYGGTAGLVTLEDLIEEIVGEIVDEYDAAAEEAVDLGDGSYRVSARMSIDDLGELFDIDLDDDEVDTVGGLLAKALGQVPIVGSSVEVNGVSLKADRLEGRRNRVSHIIAAAMPKEDTDFEDLLDEADTTQQGVPREQAK, from the coding sequence GTGACCTCGCTCATCCTGGTCGGCATGGCGCTGGTTTTTCTCAGCTTCGTCGCCTTGCTGACCGCAGCTGAGGCTGCGTTCAATTTCCTGCCGCGGCACGAAGCTGAACAATCAGTGGTCCGCAGCAAGGGCAGGGCCTTGGGGAGCATCCTCAAGAACCCCATCGCACATATGCGGGCCCTGAGGTTCTGGCGCGTGTGGTTCGAGATGGCAGCCGCAGTGGCCGTCGCTGTCGTCATGCATAGTTTGCTGGACAACGTATGGCTTGCAGGCCTGGCGGCGACAGGCATCATGGCAGTCATCGGATTCGTTTTGGTTGGCGTCTCGCCGCGGCAGTTGGGCCGCGCCCATTCCGGTCCCGTTGTCAGGTTTACGGCCCCGCTGATCAGGTTCTTGTGCTGGGTCCTTGGGCCGATTCCCGGCTGGCTGGTCGCGTTGGGGAGCGCGGTCGCTCCCGGCGCCCCCGGTGGTGATGACGCGTTCGTCAGCGAGGAAGAATTCCGTGAGTTCGTGGATCGCGCGGCGGAATCGGACATGATCGAAGACAACGAGGCAGAGCTCATCCACTCAGTCTTCGACTTCGGCGATACCTTGGTTCGCTCGGTCATGGTTCCCCGTACGGACATCGTCAGCATTGGAGCGGGTTCGGACCTCGAAGCTGCCATGGCGCTTTTCCTCCGTTCCGGCTATTCCCGTATCCCGGTCATTGGCGAGAATACGGACCAGATCCGCGGCATTCTCTACCTCAAGGACGTTGCCGCGGCGATGCATCGCGGCGAACCCGGACTGCAACAGCACGACGTCGATTCGCTCGCCCGGGAGGTTAGATACGTGCCGGAATCCAAGCCTGTGAGCGACCTCTTGAAGGAACTGCAGAAGGAATCCACGCATGTGGCCATTGTCATTGACGAGTATGGCGGCACCGCCGGCCTTGTCACCCTGGAGGACCTCATCGAGGAAATCGTGGGCGAGATCGTTGATGAGTATGACGCCGCGGCGGAAGAGGCGGTGGACCTCGGCGATGGAAGCTACCGTGTCAGCGCCCGCATGAGCATCGATGACCTGGGGGAGCTGTTCGATATCGACCTCGACGACGACGAAGTGGATACCGTCGGAGGCCTCCTTGCCAAGGCGCTCGGCCAGGTCCCCATCGTCGGAAGCTCCGTTGAAGTGAACGGTGTGTCGCTAAAGGCAGATAGGCTTGAGGGTCGCCGAAACCGGGTCAGCCACATCATTGCGGCTGCCATGCCAAAGGAAGACACTGACTTTGAAGACCTTCTCGATGAGGCCGACACAACGCAACAGGGAGTTCCACGTGAGCAAGCAAAATAA
- the ybeY gene encoding rRNA maturation RNase YbeY, protein MSIEINNESGVEVDEAQLVTLSRFIFERLYIHPQAELSILLVDEPAMEKLHIELMDEPGATDVLSVPMDELTPGTPDKPTPQGMLGDIAICPQVAQVQARNAGHTTQDEMLLLATHGILHLLGFDHAEPEEKEEMFGLQRELLSEFLGKDAPMETMQ, encoded by the coding sequence ATGAGCATTGAAATCAATAACGAATCCGGTGTGGAGGTGGACGAAGCCCAGCTGGTCACATTGTCGCGGTTCATTTTTGAGCGCCTCTACATCCATCCGCAGGCTGAGCTGTCCATCCTGCTGGTGGATGAACCCGCCATGGAGAAGCTGCACATTGAACTCATGGACGAACCCGGAGCCACGGATGTGCTCTCGGTGCCCATGGACGAGCTGACGCCGGGCACTCCTGACAAGCCCACGCCGCAGGGAATGCTTGGAGACATCGCCATATGTCCCCAAGTGGCCCAGGTGCAGGCGCGGAACGCCGGACACACCACCCAGGATGAGATGCTGTTGCTCGCTACGCACGGCATCCTCCACCTGCTCGGTTTCGACCATGCTGAACCGGAGGAAAAGGAAGAAATGTTCGGTTTGCAGCGTGAGTTGCTGTCTGAGTTCCTGGGCAAGGATGCCCCCATGGAGACCATGCAGTGA
- a CDS encoding PhoH family protein, protein MSESLNGRLRTGNGNPATTEFPHTLPGTRTEIVTFDNSDQMVHSLGSHDEALRYIEEQFPDVNFHVRGNELSMSGPSTVIPRIMRLLEEVRGLVARGTVVTPDVLQQLVSLLRTQSVQNPVDVLTHNILSSRGKTIRPKTLNQKNYVDAIDANTVIFGIGPAGTGKTYLAMAKAVQALQLKEVSRIILTRPAVEAGERLGFLPGTLSDKIDPYLRPLYDALHDMMDPESIPRLMAAGTIEVAPLAYMRGRTLNDAFIILDEAQNTTPEQMKMFLTRLGFGSKMVVTGDVTQIDLPFGSTSGLRIVREILTGIDDVNFSILEAADVVRHRLVGDIVSAYSKWDEAHRTDGAAGTHHKRGERK, encoded by the coding sequence ATGAGTGAATCCCTGAATGGGCGGTTGCGGACCGGAAACGGGAACCCAGCCACCACCGAGTTCCCGCACACCTTACCGGGCACGCGCACGGAAATCGTCACGTTCGACAACTCCGATCAGATGGTTCACTCATTGGGCAGCCATGACGAAGCCTTGCGCTACATCGAGGAGCAGTTTCCCGACGTCAACTTCCACGTTCGCGGCAATGAATTGTCCATGTCCGGTCCCTCCACGGTCATACCGCGCATCATGCGCCTCCTCGAGGAGGTCCGGGGACTCGTGGCCAGGGGCACAGTGGTGACTCCTGACGTCCTGCAGCAGCTCGTTTCCTTGTTGAGGACGCAGTCCGTCCAGAATCCTGTGGATGTCCTTACCCACAACATTCTCTCCAGCCGGGGCAAGACCATCCGGCCCAAGACGCTGAACCAGAAGAACTATGTGGATGCCATAGATGCGAACACCGTGATCTTCGGCATTGGCCCGGCAGGTACCGGCAAGACCTACCTCGCCATGGCCAAGGCCGTTCAAGCGCTCCAGCTGAAGGAAGTCAGCCGGATCATCCTGACCCGCCCGGCTGTTGAGGCGGGGGAGCGGCTGGGCTTCCTGCCGGGAACGCTGAGCGACAAGATCGATCCCTACCTGCGGCCGCTTTACGACGCTTTGCACGACATGATGGACCCGGAGTCCATTCCACGGCTGATGGCTGCGGGCACCATTGAAGTCGCACCCTTGGCGTACATGCGTGGACGGACGCTCAATGACGCGTTCATCATCCTGGACGAGGCCCAGAACACCACTCCTGAACAGATGAAGATGTTCCTGACCCGCCTCGGATTCGGTTCCAAGATGGTTGTTACCGGCGACGTTACGCAGATCGACCTGCCTTTTGGCTCCACCTCCGGACTCCGGATAGTACGGGAAATCCTCACTGGGATCGATGACGTCAATTTCTCCATCCTTGAGGCCGCTGACGTCGTTCGGCACCGTCTGGTCGGGGACATTGTTTCGGCCTATAGCAAGTGGGATGAGGCTCATCGTACAGATGGGGCCGCAGGCACACATCACAAACGTGGAGAACGAAAATGA